One stretch of Weissella koreensis KACC 15510 DNA includes these proteins:
- a CDS encoding DnaJ C-terminal domain-containing protein: MNNTDLYETLGLDKNASQDDIKKAYRKLSKKYHPDINKEPGAEDTYKKVQDAYETLGDEKKRASYDQFGTTGDQQGFGGQGGFGGGFGGQGGYSDFGDIFSQMFGGAFDPNRPRQGSDLQYRLNLTFEEAIAGLDTEIEYNRTGSNGQSEHKKVKVTVPAGIDDGQQMRMSGYGEAGSNGGPFGDLFVVFHVAASKDGFERDGADVYLEQPLDFATATLGGEILVKTVHGEAKLKIPAGTANGKRFRLRGKGAPRLQGSGYGDQYVVVYIDVPTKLTRDQQDALKKFQNAMNGEETKLDKIKKKFQ, encoded by the coding sequence ATGAACAACACAGATTTATATGAAACGTTAGGACTTGATAAGAATGCATCGCAAGATGATATAAAAAAGGCTTATCGAAAATTGTCGAAAAAATATCATCCAGATATTAATAAAGAACCAGGTGCCGAAGATACCTATAAAAAAGTTCAAGATGCTTATGAAACTTTAGGTGATGAAAAGAAGCGTGCATCATATGACCAATTTGGGACGACTGGTGACCAACAAGGATTTGGTGGTCAAGGTGGTTTCGGTGGTGGATTTGGTGGCCAAGGTGGTTATTCTGATTTTGGTGATATATTTAGTCAAATGTTCGGCGGGGCCTTTGATCCTAATCGGCCTCGACAAGGGTCTGATTTACAATACCGTCTTAATTTAACATTTGAAGAAGCTATTGCTGGTTTAGATACTGAAATCGAATATAACCGCACTGGATCAAATGGTCAAAGTGAACATAAGAAGGTTAAAGTAACAGTTCCAGCTGGAATTGATGACGGCCAACAAATGCGCATGAGTGGTTACGGTGAAGCTGGATCAAATGGTGGGCCTTTTGGAGATCTTTTCGTTGTATTCCATGTGGCTGCATCTAAGGATGGCTTTGAACGAGATGGAGCAGATGTTTACTTAGAACAACCACTTGATTTTGCAACAGCAACCCTTGGTGGTGAAATTCTGGTGAAGACGGTTCATGGGGAAGCTAAGTTGAAAATACCAGCTGGTACAGCGAATGGAAAACGTTTCCGTTTACGTGGAAAAGGAGCCCCTCGCCTACAAGGATCTGGTTATGGTGATCAATATGTTGTAGTTTATATTGATGTTCCGACTAAGTTAACCCGCGACCAACAAGATGCTTTGAAGAAATTCCAAAATGCGATGAATGGCGAAGAAACAAAGTTAGATAAAATTAAGAAAAAATTTCAATAA
- a CDS encoding sugar transferase: MRKNSLYVFSKRFVDISVSLFALIMLSPLFLIVTCFYLFGLNRGPVFYKQTRIGEYGKPFKIYKFRSMVVGAEERLYENPVLYKKFVDNGYKLPIGEDPRITRFGAFIRKTSIDEMPQFLNILIGDMTVIGPRPIVPSELHEYETVERINKLLSVRPGAMGLWQGSGRSNIQYPQRADIELQYIDNQSQWFDFVVLFKNFVAICTARGAQ; this comes from the coding sequence ATGAGAAAAAATTCTTTATATGTTTTTTCAAAACGATTTGTTGATATTTCGGTTTCACTTTTTGCTTTGATTATGTTGTCACCACTTTTTCTAATCGTTACTTGTTTTTATCTCTTTGGACTTAATCGAGGACCAGTTTTCTATAAACAAACGCGAATTGGTGAATATGGAAAACCATTTAAAATTTATAAATTTCGTTCGATGGTTGTTGGTGCTGAAGAACGTCTTTATGAAAATCCAGTTCTTTATAAAAAATTTGTTGATAATGGCTATAAATTACCAATTGGTGAAGACCCTCGAATTACTCGTTTTGGTGCTTTTATTCGTAAAACAAGTATTGATGAGATGCCTCAATTTTTAAATATTTTAATTGGTGATATGACTGTGATTGGGCCACGCCCGATTGTTCCCTCTGAACTTCATGAATATGAGACGGTTGAGCGGATTAATAAATTATTGTCAGTGAGACCAGGTGCAATGGGATTATGGCAAGGAAGTGGGCGTAGTAATATTCAATATCCACAACGTGCTGATATTGAATTACAATATATTGATAATCAAAGTCAATGGTTTGATTTTGTTGTCCTATTTAAAAATTTTGTGGCTATTTGTACAGCGCGTGGAGCACAGTAG
- a CDS encoding MFS transporter, whose amino-acid sequence METKKQNFSWPLLGSNFASVFGEGIYRFALNWFLVASFGNAKILGWLTGFGFVVFMICDLIVGILLDRYNRKMLLAGADLVGGIIILLLSFFLNPDNPQIWLLFAVTFVLNVDISFAYPAGRTLLPDVIKANRVPRFNAMISMAFTLGQALGPMAGGVLLSLNWINFKDFLLIYSGLLILTAGINSLIKYHPEKVAKNHQPMFKGIVEGYHYVFNTPKLLESMLLAMWSNFFSEGFVVATPYLVQKVYGGDAKIYSGMLSLAAIAGLIMGIWLARAPKFNRLQTLYLDLSILGVVYILAAVFPYLPVLTVLVIAAGAVRASVTIKINTVNQQESNPKFLGRVMSISFFSIDLWVPMIVILVGYMVEPFGSKILYIFGGLMLFGIWTIHWLIKHKKQASLN is encoded by the coding sequence ATGGAAACAAAAAAACAGAATTTTAGTTGGCCGTTATTGGGGTCGAATTTTGCCTCAGTTTTTGGCGAAGGGATTTACCGTTTTGCTTTGAACTGGTTTTTAGTAGCTAGTTTTGGTAATGCAAAAATTTTAGGTTGGTTAACAGGTTTTGGATTTGTGGTATTTATGATTTGCGACCTGATAGTTGGGATTTTATTGGATCGATATAATCGTAAAATGTTATTAGCGGGTGCAGATTTAGTTGGTGGTATTATTATATTATTGCTGTCATTTTTCTTGAATCCTGATAATCCGCAAATCTGGCTTTTATTTGCGGTAACCTTTGTCTTGAATGTTGATATATCATTTGCATATCCAGCGGGACGGACGCTTTTACCCGATGTCATTAAGGCCAATCGAGTGCCACGATTTAATGCTATGATTAGTATGGCTTTTACCTTGGGTCAGGCTTTAGGACCAATGGCTGGAGGAGTTTTACTCTCATTAAATTGGATTAATTTTAAAGATTTTTTGTTAATTTATAGTGGGCTTTTGATTTTAACAGCTGGAATTAATTCCTTGATTAAATATCATCCAGAAAAAGTTGCTAAAAATCATCAACCAATGTTTAAAGGGATTGTTGAAGGTTATCATTATGTTTTCAATACACCAAAATTACTAGAATCGATGTTGTTAGCCATGTGGTCAAACTTCTTTTCGGAAGGATTTGTGGTGGCAACTCCATATTTAGTACAAAAAGTTTATGGTGGGGATGCAAAAATTTATTCTGGAATGTTATCTTTGGCAGCAATAGCGGGCTTAATCATGGGGATTTGGTTAGCGCGGGCGCCAAAATTTAATCGATTGCAAACTTTATATCTTGACCTATCTATTTTAGGTGTTGTTTATATTTTAGCAGCGGTTTTCCCATATTTACCGGTTTTGACCGTTTTGGTAATTGCTGCAGGGGCTGTACGAGCTTCTGTCACGATTAAAATTAATACAGTCAATCAACAGGAAAGTAATCCTAAATTCTTAGGTCGAGTGATGAGTATCTCGTTTTTCTCAATTGATTTATGGGTACCTATGATTGTGATTTTAGTAGGTTATATGGTGGAACCATTCGGATCAAAGATTCTTTATATCTTCGGAGGATTGATGTTATTTGGAATCTGGACGATCCATTGGCTCATTAAGCATAAAAAACAAGCAAGCTTAAATTAA
- a CDS encoding response regulator transcription factor, which produces MTTILVVDDEPAIVTLIKYNLEQNNFNVVTTGDGQAVIELVEEHHPDLILLDLMLPGVDGMTLTKQLRKKHNSVPIIMLTAMDTESDKVNGLDSGADDYLAKPFQVRELLARVKAVLRRNTKAHKKVIKNGRNALSDGTTMNSIHLHNLQIDLFQQKVYQDQVMLNLTPKEYDLLAYMMQHAGRTLDRSEMAKGAWGIELSGLDTRMVDMHLSNLRDKIEANPKDPMLIKTVRGFGYRFSQEESK; this is translated from the coding sequence ATGACAACTATTTTAGTCGTTGATGATGAGCCAGCAATTGTAACATTAATAAAATATAATTTAGAGCAAAATAACTTTAATGTCGTGACTACTGGTGATGGTCAGGCAGTTATCGAACTAGTAGAGGAACATCATCCAGATTTGATTCTTCTTGATTTAATGTTACCAGGTGTTGATGGTATGACCCTCACTAAACAATTAAGGAAAAAGCATAATAGTGTACCAATTATTATGTTGACTGCAATGGATACTGAAAGTGACAAGGTCAACGGATTAGATAGTGGTGCCGATGATTATTTGGCTAAGCCTTTTCAAGTGCGAGAATTACTTGCACGGGTTAAAGCAGTGCTACGTCGCAACACTAAAGCACACAAGAAAGTAATTAAGAATGGTCGTAATGCGCTTTCAGATGGAACAACAATGAATTCGATTCATCTACATAATTTACAAATTGATTTATTTCAACAAAAAGTTTACCAAGATCAGGTCATGTTAAACTTAACGCCTAAAGAATATGATCTATTAGCTTATATGATGCAACATGCGGGGCGGACTTTAGATCGTTCAGAAATGGCAAAAGGTGCTTGGGGAATTGAATTATCTGGTTTAGATACAAGAATGGTTGATATGCATTTATCGAACTTGCGAGACAAAATCGAAGCTAACCCTAAAGACCCTATGCTTATTAAAACGGTCAGAGGTTTTGGTTATCGATTTAGCCAGGAGGAAAGTAAATAA
- a CDS encoding sensor histidine kinase, producing MQKWWKYMRQWFWRMLIVFLILQFCTFIILKLNADIKAWPLFMGLEVELSLAIILGLISAIMQYRQDQALAEFNNRIGQIGERGNIILDPRHRLAPLAQTVNRLQQEKQVQIQMALHNENILNTVWNDMPVGIIEITTSRQILRINPTARQALQLPDEVIGHHYDDLLNYHDLIAFIERGILKKGNHHKMITLEQGSKAKFLDLTMEYYRSTMQSDTVVIAFYDVTDLIEAQFQQTKFLANVSHELKTPLTSIIGFTDTLLDDQTMPEEVKHEFLDIIAHESKRLLDLTNDILSVIKIEDKVLPLVKIDVDQVVQTILKGQAQAIEAKNLRLELMINLKIEYYLEPLQQILSNLISNAIKYNKKNGLLIIRVEKIGQRIKISVKDTGLGIASNAQNQIFDRFYRIDKSRNQQIPGTGLGLSIVHEWVDKLHGTINVKSQVSVGTTIKIDLPIK from the coding sequence ATGCAGAAATGGTGGAAATACATGCGTCAGTGGTTTTGGCGTATGTTGATTGTCTTTTTAATTCTTCAATTCTGTACTTTTATTATTTTAAAATTAAATGCTGATATCAAGGCGTGGCCGCTTTTTATGGGCCTTGAAGTGGAACTTAGCTTGGCTATAATACTAGGATTAATATCAGCTATTATGCAATATAGGCAAGATCAAGCTCTAGCTGAATTTAATAATCGGATAGGTCAGATTGGTGAGCGTGGAAATATTATTTTAGATCCCAGACATCGTTTAGCACCTTTAGCACAAACTGTTAATCGATTGCAGCAAGAGAAGCAAGTTCAAATTCAAATGGCCTTACATAATGAGAATATTTTAAATACGGTTTGGAACGATATGCCTGTTGGAATTATTGAAATTACGACAAGTCGTCAAATTTTGCGTATCAACCCAACAGCAAGGCAAGCACTTCAATTACCAGATGAGGTTATTGGACATCACTATGATGACCTTTTGAATTATCATGATTTGATCGCCTTTATTGAACGTGGAATTTTGAAAAAGGGTAATCATCATAAAATGATTACTTTAGAACAAGGTAGTAAAGCTAAATTTTTAGATTTAACCATGGAGTATTATCGATCTACTATGCAATCAGATACCGTTGTTATTGCTTTTTATGATGTAACTGATCTAATTGAGGCACAGTTCCAACAAACTAAATTTTTGGCGAATGTTTCGCACGAATTAAAAACACCTTTGACCTCAATTATTGGTTTTACTGATACCCTCTTAGATGATCAAACTATGCCAGAAGAAGTTAAGCATGAATTTCTGGATATTATTGCGCACGAATCTAAGCGATTATTAGACTTAACCAATGATATTTTGTCGGTGATTAAAATAGAGGATAAGGTATTGCCACTTGTTAAAATAGATGTAGATCAGGTTGTACAAACTATCTTAAAAGGCCAGGCACAAGCTATTGAGGCTAAAAATTTACGTCTAGAATTAATGATTAATTTAAAGATTGAATATTATTTAGAACCATTGCAACAAATTTTAAGTAATTTAATTTCTAATGCGATTAAATATAATAAAAAGAATGGGTTATTAATAATTAGAGTTGAAAAAATTGGTCAGCGCATTAAAATAAGCGTCAAAGATACCGGATTAGGTATTGCTAGCAACGCCCAAAATCAAATTTTTGATCGTTTTTATCGAATTGATAAGTCACGAAATCAACAAATTCCAGGTACTGGTCTTGGATTATCAATTGTTCACGAGTGGGTTGATAAATTGCATGGTACAATTAATGTTAAGAGTCAAGTGAGTGTTGGGACAACGATTAAAATTGATTTACCAATCAAATAA
- the udk gene encoding uridine kinase, which yields MLGKKPIIIGVSGGSGSGKTTVSREIVEHLAGESVVMIAQDSYYKQQDHLTLDERRARNYDHPDAFDTDLMINQLQELLKRETIEEPIYDYVNSTRSKETLTVQPADVIIVEGVLLFVDARLRDLINIKVYVDTDDDIRFIRRLQRDMVERGRTPKSIIDQYLDTVKPMYHQFVEPTKRYADIIIPEGGSNKIAINMLESQIRGFLSQE from the coding sequence ATGCTAGGGAAAAAGCCAATTATTATTGGAGTTAGTGGTGGTTCGGGTTCAGGAAAAACTACGGTTAGTCGAGAAATTGTGGAACATTTAGCAGGGGAATCAGTTGTTATGATTGCACAGGATTCCTATTATAAGCAACAAGATCACTTAACCCTAGATGAACGACGGGCTAGGAATTATGATCATCCAGATGCTTTTGATACTGATTTGATGATTAATCAACTACAAGAGCTATTGAAACGAGAGACAATCGAGGAGCCCATCTATGATTATGTTAATTCAACTCGGTCAAAAGAGACGCTAACTGTTCAGCCAGCCGATGTCATTATCGTTGAAGGTGTATTGCTTTTTGTGGATGCACGATTACGAGATTTAATTAACATTAAAGTTTATGTTGATACTGATGATGATATTCGTTTTATTCGCAGATTACAACGGGATATGGTTGAGCGTGGACGTACACCTAAATCAATCATTGATCAATATTTAGATACAGTTAAACCAATGTATCATCAATTCGTTGAACCAACCAAACGTTATGCAGATATTATTATTCCTGAAGGGGGATCAAATAAGATTGCTATCAATATGTTAGAATCACAAATTCGTGGTTTTTTAAGCCAGGAGTAA
- the pepA gene encoding glutamyl aminopeptidase produces MDTSTWERIVKYTELQGTSGQEFMVRKAFRKDLTPLVDKVVQNGLGGLYGIRENNDEKAPRIMFGAHFDEVGFIVKAVTDRGLLEVKPLGGWNPFVVSAQRFTLFTREQSYPVISSSIPPHLLRNQSGVNGAPNLDDILFDGGFTSKSEALEFGVRPGDFIVPQVKTELLANQKRVISKSWDNRFGLVTILDVLDKLQDQTLPNTLMMGANVQEEVGLRGVGPAVHQLKPDIFFGLDSSTADDLNSSTGQGQLDQGTILRVVDPGVIMPRRLKEFILDIANDEKIPLQYFVPNGGTDSAGAQSQNNGIPSVTLGVASRYIHTHQTLWSIADFEAAKSLVERLILQLDAATVNDIIYGD; encoded by the coding sequence ATGGATACGTCAACATGGGAAAGAATTGTTAAATATACAGAATTACAAGGAACATCAGGACAAGAATTTATGGTCCGTAAAGCTTTTCGAAAAGATTTAACGCCATTAGTTGATAAAGTTGTTCAAAATGGTCTAGGTGGTTTATACGGAATTCGTGAAAATAACGATGAAAAAGCTCCTCGGATTATGTTTGGAGCTCATTTTGATGAGGTTGGGTTTATTGTTAAAGCGGTAACAGATCGAGGATTATTGGAAGTGAAGCCTTTAGGTGGCTGGAATCCATTTGTGGTATCAGCTCAACGATTTACTTTATTTACACGGGAACAAAGTTATCCAGTAATATCATCATCAATTCCGCCACATCTATTACGAAACCAAAGTGGAGTTAATGGTGCACCGAACTTAGATGATATTCTTTTTGATGGTGGATTTACATCAAAGTCAGAAGCATTAGAATTTGGAGTTCGACCTGGTGATTTTATCGTGCCGCAAGTTAAAACAGAACTCTTAGCTAATCAAAAACGCGTGATTTCAAAAAGTTGGGATAATCGATTTGGTCTGGTAACTATTTTGGATGTCTTAGATAAATTACAAGATCAAACTCTACCTAACACCTTAATGATGGGGGCTAATGTTCAGGAAGAAGTTGGTTTACGTGGGGTTGGACCAGCTGTTCATCAGTTAAAACCGGATATCTTCTTTGGTCTGGATAGTTCAACCGCGGACGATTTAAATAGTTCTACCGGACAAGGTCAATTAGATCAAGGAACCATCTTAAGAGTTGTGGACCCAGGGGTTATTATGCCCCGTCGATTGAAAGAATTCATCTTGGATATTGCGAATGATGAAAAAATACCACTGCAATACTTTGTCCCAAATGGGGGCACGGATTCTGCTGGTGCACAATCACAAAATAATGGGATTCCATCAGTTACACTAGGTGTAGCTTCTCGTTATATTCATACACACCAAACGCTTTGGTCAATTGCTGATTTTGAAGCAGCAAAGTCCTTGGTGGAACGCTTGATTTTGCAATTAGATGCGGCCACCGTCAATGATATTATTTATGGAGATTAA
- the ytpR gene encoding YtpR family tRNA-binding protein: MLITSYNPAALGDVLIAITAPSSEKDLAETKNNVTVIMSQSGDLVGVNFLKVADIIDVKDFQAGQIFLTNTQIDQLNQAIINAGFEVQLDKVQVKLVVGYVRSAEEHPDSDHLKVTSTEVGDDQMVQIVSGSPNMQANIKVVVAQVGTMMPNGLIIWPGELRGVTSNGMIVSGRELNLPNAPTQPGALILPDDFAPIGTIFDPQSPAAQKLFQGQEA, encoded by the coding sequence ATGTTAATTACAAGTTATAACCCTGCAGCTTTAGGGGATGTTTTAATTGCAATCACAGCACCATCTAGTGAAAAAGATCTAGCTGAGACCAAAAATAATGTGACAGTTATTATGAGTCAATCTGGTGATTTAGTAGGCGTTAATTTTTTGAAGGTCGCTGATATTATTGATGTTAAAGATTTTCAAGCAGGTCAGATATTTTTGACTAATACGCAAATTGATCAACTAAATCAAGCAATTATTAATGCTGGGTTTGAAGTTCAATTGGATAAGGTTCAGGTTAAATTGGTGGTTGGTTATGTTCGAAGCGCTGAAGAACACCCTGATTCTGATCATTTAAAAGTGACTTCGACTGAAGTGGGCGATGATCAAATGGTTCAAATTGTTTCAGGTTCACCAAACATGCAAGCTAATATTAAAGTTGTGGTAGCTCAAGTTGGAACAATGATGCCTAATGGATTAATTATTTGGCCTGGTGAATTACGAGGAGTTACTTCTAATGGAATGATTGTTTCAGGACGTGAATTGAATTTACCTAACGCGCCAACTCAACCGGGGGCATTAATCTTGCCTGATGATTTTGCTCCGATCGGAACGATTTTTGATCCTCAATCTCCTGCTGCTCAAAAGTTATTTCAAGGTCAAGAGGCCTAA
- the murC gene encoding UDP-N-acetylmuramate--L-alanine ligase, which translates to MDKQKLYYFIGIKGSGMSSLALILHDQGYEVSGSDIDQYTFTQKPLAAAGIPMYSFDAQNIKPGMIVIRGNAFDDQQVEVAAALKLGSEVEMLTYPELVQTLIGQYTSVGVAGAHGKTSTTGLLAHVLSGIAPTSYLIGDGTGKGVPDARFFAFEADEYRRHFKDYTPDYAIMTNIDFDHPDYYRDIDDVFDAFNDFSHNVKKAIFAWGDDVKLRELETDVPVYYYGLNDKDDFIAKNIKRSTKGSSFDAYYHDELLGNFQVPLFGIHGILNSLSVIAVAYVEEIDLDLLQQELLSFKGVKRRFTEKTVGDVTIIDDYAHHPSEIKATLDAARQKFPGRELVAVFQPHTFSRTIAYLDEFAESLDLADRVYLTDIFASARETQGNISSADLGAKMTKFGGIISPDDVAPLMQHDQNPVVVFMGAGDVQQTEFAYEKILSNLTSNLQ; encoded by the coding sequence ATGGACAAACAGAAATTATATTATTTTATTGGAATTAAAGGATCAGGAATGAGTTCGCTAGCGTTAATTCTGCACGATCAAGGCTATGAAGTGTCTGGATCAGATATTGATCAATATACTTTTACTCAAAAGCCGCTTGCTGCTGCTGGCATTCCGATGTATTCATTTGATGCTCAAAATATTAAGCCAGGAATGATTGTGATCCGAGGAAATGCTTTTGATGATCAACAAGTGGAAGTAGCAGCAGCTTTGAAATTAGGTTCAGAAGTTGAAATGCTAACTTATCCTGAATTAGTTCAGACCTTGATTGGTCAATACACTTCAGTTGGTGTTGCTGGGGCCCATGGTAAAACATCAACAACCGGTCTTTTAGCTCATGTTTTGTCAGGGATTGCTCCAACTTCATATTTGATTGGTGATGGAACGGGAAAAGGGGTTCCAGATGCTCGTTTCTTCGCCTTTGAAGCTGACGAATATCGTCGTCATTTCAAGGATTACACCCCTGATTATGCTATTATGACGAATATTGACTTTGATCATCCTGATTATTATCGAGATATTGATGATGTATTTGATGCTTTCAATGATTTTAGTCATAATGTTAAGAAGGCAATCTTTGCTTGGGGTGATGATGTTAAATTACGTGAATTGGAAACGGATGTCCCAGTTTACTACTACGGTTTGAATGATAAAGATGATTTTATTGCTAAAAATATCAAACGTTCAACTAAGGGATCAAGTTTTGATGCTTATTATCATGATGAATTACTTGGTAATTTCCAAGTTCCGCTCTTTGGAATACATGGAATTTTAAACTCATTGTCAGTTATCGCTGTGGCATACGTTGAAGAAATCGATCTTGATTTGTTGCAGCAAGAGTTATTGAGCTTTAAAGGAGTAAAACGCCGCTTTACTGAAAAGACAGTGGGTGATGTTACGATTATTGATGATTATGCGCATCATCCTTCTGAAATTAAAGCAACTTTGGATGCGGCCCGACAAAAATTTCCTGGTCGTGAACTAGTTGCTGTCTTCCAACCACACACTTTTTCAAGAACGATCGCCTATTTAGATGAATTTGCGGAATCATTAGATCTCGCTGATCGTGTCTATTTGACAGATATTTTTGCCTCAGCTCGCGAGACGCAAGGTAATATTTCTTCAGCTGACCTTGGGGCTAAGATGACAAAGTTTGGAGGAATTATCTCACCTGATGATGTAGCGCCATTAATGCAACATGATCAGAATCCAGTGGTCGTATTTATGGGGGCTGGAGATGTACAACAAACTGAATTTGCATATGAAAAAATTCTCTCAAATCTTACATCAAACCTACAGTAG
- a CDS encoding Bax inhibitor-1/YccA family protein, translating into MDNLRSKGPRLVNPGTSGLNSFFLKVYSYMGMALLVTAATVFIGVTMFAQQILALTTGIVPTLVLFAILFGISWVAARSAMENPARSFGLLMAYSVIMGLFFTSILLYMTPQTIILAFITTAALFMGMALYGATTKRDMSKMGTIVFGAVFALIIGGILNIFIGGTVLYMLISWAGVVIFAIITAYDMNRLKQMYLQIAGNHQAEQGVAVYGALSLYLDFINLFLYILRIFGMSSNNN; encoded by the coding sequence ATGGATAATTTGCGATCAAAAGGACCACGTTTAGTTAATCCTGGAACTTCGGGTTTGAATTCGTTTTTCCTAAAAGTTTATAGCTATATGGGGATGGCCTTATTGGTAACGGCTGCAACAGTCTTTATCGGCGTAACGATGTTTGCTCAACAGATCTTAGCTTTGACAACGGGAATTGTTCCCACGCTAGTTCTCTTTGCTATTCTCTTTGGAATCAGCTGGGTAGCGGCACGTTCAGCAATGGAAAATCCAGCGCGGTCCTTTGGATTGTTAATGGCCTATAGTGTAATCATGGGACTTTTCTTTACTTCCATCTTGTTATACATGACGCCACAAACAATCATCTTGGCGTTTATTACAACCGCTGCCCTGTTTATGGGGATGGCCTTGTATGGGGCTACAACTAAACGTGATATGTCTAAGATGGGAACGATTGTATTTGGGGCAGTTTTTGCTTTGATTATTGGTGGGATTCTCAATATCTTTATTGGTGGAACAGTCTTATACATGCTAATATCATGGGCTGGTGTAGTAATCTTTGCGATTATTACTGCCTATGACATGAATCGTTTAAAGCAAATGTATTTACAAATTGCTGGTAATCATCAAGCAGAACAAGGTGTAGCTGTATATGGGGCACTTAGCCTATATCTAGATTTTATTAACTTATTCTTATACATTTTAAGAATATTTGGAATGTCATCAAATAATAACTAA
- a CDS encoding NAD(P)-binding oxidoreductase translates to MQVLVVGASGRVGKALIQELEQAGHQVIGTRNSTINGDTNNLVALDLVHASVDDIADKIKQMATFDAVYFVAGSRGKALLEVDLNGAVKLMTAMEQLGIKRYIQLSSYKADRQSEWPGGYESGLTPYNIAKFYADQWLQTRTSLAYTILQPGSLTENDEVTGVSLNENQFGENTIPTVARVLAEVINYPTTIGKTIVMRGGDENIKNALQTLH, encoded by the coding sequence ATGCAAGTATTAGTTGTAGGTGCAAGTGGTCGTGTTGGGAAAGCATTAATTCAGGAATTAGAACAAGCAGGGCACCAAGTTATTGGAACTCGAAATAGTACAATTAATGGGGATACTAATAATTTAGTCGCCCTAGATTTGGTACATGCTTCTGTTGATGATATTGCTGATAAAATTAAACAAATGGCGACTTTCGATGCGGTTTACTTTGTAGCAGGTTCACGAGGTAAAGCCTTATTAGAAGTTGATCTGAATGGTGCCGTTAAGTTAATGACAGCTATGGAACAATTAGGTATTAAACGTTATATTCAATTAAGTTCATATAAAGCCGATCGACAAAGTGAATGGCCTGGGGGTTATGAATCTGGATTAACACCATATAATATTGCTAAGTTCTATGCTGATCAATGGTTACAAACGCGAACTAGTTTGGCATATACAATTTTGCAACCAGGTTCTTTGACTGAAAACGATGAAGTCACTGGGGTAAGTTTAAATGAAAATCAATTTGGTGAAAATACCATCCCAACAGTGGCACGAGTTTTGGCTGAGGTCATTAACTACCCAACAACAATTGGTAAAACTATTGTGATGCGTGGTGGTGATGAAAATATTAAAAATGCATTACAAACGCTTCATTAA